The Nitrosopumilus cobalaminigenes genome contains a region encoding:
- a CDS encoding beta-CASP ribonuclease aCPSF1: MQRKYQEKELPPSSQNIMATILQSIPKEASVTKIEYEGPRIALYTNSPRYLMENNDTISNLVNIIKKRIVVRTDESIRKPEAEARKILAECVPKEANLQGTIFDTATGEVSVEAKRPWLLQRNAKEFNHAEVTEKIGWRLRVRKATTIPSRTIQTINATLKQSSSERSKQLKQVGDEIFRPRLTQRTEVSLYTLGGFGQVGRSSLLLSTPESKILIDCGINPGARSPMDAFPRLDSLNITLDELDAIVIGHAHLDHTGFLPTLCKYGYKGPIYCTEPTLPMMNLIQLDAIKVAAAQGRTPIYAERDVKQLMRQTITLPYGTVTDISPDIKLVLANAGHILGSALCHFHIGNGDHNFVYSGDIKFGKSILFEAASWNFPRVETLLIESTYGLKTDIQPSRQEVESAFINAVNNTLADGGKVLIPIPAVGRAQEIMMVIDHYMKSGEMVEAPVFTEGMISEASAIHESYPEYLARELKQKILETDDNPFDSEYFTNIEHADAREEPMRDNSPCIILATSGMLEGGPVLEYFKNIAPDKKNKVLFVSYQVNGTLGRRVLDGSKQATMLGKEGKVEVVSINCGVEKLDGFSGHSDYNQLMSFVQRLRPKLRRVLVNHGERSKSENLAMNIRRMYKVPAHYPQVQEAIKLF; the protein is encoded by the coding sequence CTAGTTAACATAATTAAAAAAAGAATTGTTGTCAGAACTGATGAATCAATTAGAAAACCTGAAGCAGAAGCTAGAAAAATTTTAGCAGAATGTGTTCCAAAAGAAGCAAATCTTCAAGGAACTATTTTTGATACAGCAACTGGAGAAGTATCAGTTGAAGCAAAAAGACCATGGTTACTACAAAGAAATGCAAAAGAATTCAATCATGCTGAAGTAACTGAAAAAATAGGTTGGAGATTACGAGTAAGAAAAGCAACCACTATCCCTTCACGTACTATTCAAACAATTAATGCAACTCTAAAACAGTCATCATCTGAACGAAGTAAACAACTCAAACAAGTTGGTGATGAAATATTCAGACCCAGACTAACTCAAAGAACAGAAGTTTCTCTTTACACCCTTGGAGGATTTGGTCAGGTAGGACGATCTTCTCTATTATTATCTACTCCTGAAAGTAAAATCCTCATTGATTGTGGAATAAATCCTGGAGCTCGTTCTCCTATGGATGCATTTCCAAGATTAGATTCTCTTAACATTACTCTTGATGAACTTGATGCTATAGTAATTGGCCATGCACATTTGGATCATACTGGATTTTTGCCAACATTGTGCAAATATGGATACAAAGGTCCTATCTATTGTACTGAACCTACACTTCCAATGATGAATTTAATTCAATTAGATGCAATCAAAGTAGCTGCTGCACAAGGTAGAACTCCAATCTATGCAGAACGGGATGTAAAACAGCTTATGCGACAAACAATTACTTTGCCATATGGAACTGTAACTGATATTTCACCTGACATCAAACTTGTACTTGCAAATGCAGGTCATATTCTAGGTTCTGCATTATGTCACTTTCATATTGGAAATGGTGATCATAACTTTGTTTATTCTGGTGATATTAAATTTGGAAAAAGTATTTTGTTTGAAGCTGCTAGTTGGAATTTCCCAAGAGTAGAAACATTATTGATTGAAAGTACGTATGGTTTGAAAACTGATATTCAACCATCTAGACAAGAAGTAGAATCTGCTTTCATTAATGCTGTAAACAATACTTTAGCAGATGGAGGCAAAGTTTTGATTCCAATACCTGCAGTTGGTCGTGCACAAGAAATTATGATGGTAATTGATCATTACATGAAATCAGGAGAAATGGTTGAAGCTCCTGTATTTACAGAAGGTATGATATCTGAAGCATCAGCAATACATGAGTCATACCCTGAATATCTTGCAAGAGAACTTAAACAAAAAATTCTAGAAACTGATGATAATCCATTTGATTCAGAATACTTTACCAACATTGAGCATGCAGATGCTAGGGAAGAACCAATGAGAGATAATTCACCATGTATAATCTTGGCAACCTCTGGAATGTTAGAGGGTGGACCAGTTTTGGAATATTTTAAAAATATTGCACCTGATAAAAAGAACAAAGTATTGTTTGTTTCATATCAAGTAAATGGAACCTTGGGAAGAAGAGTACTTGATGGTTCAAAACAAGCCACTATGTTAGGTAAAGAAGGCAAAGTAGAAGTCGTTTCAATTAACTGTGGAGTTGAAAAACTAGATGGTTTCAGTGGACACAGTGATTATAATCAATTAATGTCATTTGTACAAAGACTAAGACCAAAACTTCGTCGTGTATTAGTTAATCACGGAGAACGTAGTAAATCAGAAAACCTTGCAATGAATATTAGACGAATGTACAAAGTACCTGCTCATTATCCACAAGTTCAAGAAGCAATAAAATTATTTTAG